A portion of the Canis lupus baileyi chromosome 6, mCanLup2.hap1, whole genome shotgun sequence genome contains these proteins:
- the BECN2 gene encoding beclin-2 isoform X1, producing MRLSQSTGTLGLETTQRPAASTFTSAQQEPRETLVRGPTSKVEIDTEKLPDASCSTLPGDGKMFGDSPKNFILLGKFDSARTLSNIQNTTRDIFDILTGEKYVDHPLCEDCTDKLLEVLDTQLIIVDSENEHYKYWRGRICEEEMKTLQEELEGLELEEARLVQELKEVENKQERVAEDLEAAQAETEMLEQQDKQYWKDYSNLKWQQLELQDELKSMERQLRHAQIQWGRLKKTSVFSATFEIRYDGPVGIINSFRLGCLPTVPVSWKEINMAWGQTALLLLALSNKIGLEFRRYQLIPCGNRSYLKSLTNDPVELPLFCIMRQSTCLDLKFDQAMMAFLDCMQQFKEEAEKGKWGLCLPCRIHVKNGLMEDSGSTGEFYSIRTYLNTEEQWTKALKLMLINLKCSLTWVSLRYQE from the coding sequence ATGAGGCTGAGCCAGTCCACGGGGACCTTGGGCCTTGAGACCACCCAAAGACCTGCAGCTTCCACATTCACGTCAGCTCAGCAGGAGCCAAGAGAAACCCTGGTACGTGGCCCTACCTCCAAGGTGGAGATAGATACTGAAAAGCTGCCAGATGCCTCCTGCTCTACCCTCCCTGGAGATGGCAAGATGTTCGGGGACAGTCCTAAGAACTTCATCTTGCTTGGGAAGTTTGACTCTGCAAGAACACTCAGTAACATCCAGAACACTACCAGGGACATTTTTGACATCCTCACTGGTGAAAAATATGTGGATCACCCCCTATGTGAAGACTGTACTGACAAACTTTTAGAGGTGCTGGATACTCAACTCATTATTGTAGACTCTGAGAACGAGCACTACAAATATTGGAGGGGGAGAATATGTGAGGAGGAGATGAAGACACTGCAGGAGGAACTGGAGGGCCTGGAGCTGGAGGAGGCAAGGCTGGTCCAAGAGCTGAAGGAGGTGGAGAATAAACAAGAAAGAGTTGCAGAGGATCTTGAGGCAGCCCAGGCAGAGACTGAGATGCTGGAACAACAGGACAAGCAGTACTGGAAGGACTACAGTAACTTGAAATGGCAGCAACTGGAACTGCAGGATGAGCTGAAGAGCATGGAAAGGCAGCTGAGACATGCCCAAATCCAGTGGGGCAGGCTGAAGAAGACCAGTGTCTTCAGTGCCACCTTTGAGATCAGGTATGATGGCCCTGTGGGCATCATCAATAGCTTCAGATTGGGCTGCCTCCCCACTGTCCCTGTGAGCTGGAAGGAGATTAACATGGCTTGGGGACAGACAGCTTTGTTGCTCCTTGCCCTATCCAACAAGATTGGGCTGGAGTTTCGGAGGTATCAACTCATTCCCTGTGGAAACCGGTCCTATTTGAAGTCTTTAACAAATGACCCTGTTGAGCTGCCATTGTTCTGCATCATGAGGCAGAGCACTTGCTTGGACCTCAAGTTTGACCAGGCAATGATGGCTTTTTTGGACTGCATGCAACAGTTTAAGGAAGAGGCTGAGAAAGGAAAGTGGGGTCTTTGCCTACCCTGCAGGATTCATGTGAAGAATGGCCTAATGGAGGACTCTGGAAGCACTGGTGAGTTCTATTCCATCAGAACATACTTGAACACAGAGGAGCAGTGGACAAAGGCACTCAAGCTCATGCTTATAAATCTTAAGTGTAGTCTCACTTGGGTTTCTTTAAGATATCAAGAATGA
- the BECN2 gene encoding beclin-2 isoform X2, translated as MRLSQSTGTLGLETTQRPAASTFTSAQQEPRETLVRGPTSKVEIDTEKLPDASCSTLPGDGKMFGDSPKNFILLGKFDSARTLSNIQNTTRDIFDILTGEKYVDHPLCEDCTDKLLEVLDTQLIIVDSENEHYKYWRGRICEEEMKTLQEELEGLELEEARLVQELKEVENKQERVAEDLEAAQAETEMLEQQDKQYWKDYSNLKWQQLELQDELKSMERQLRHAQIQWGRLKKTSVFSATFEIRYDGPVGIINSFRLGCLPTVPVSWKEINMAWGQTALLLLALSNKIGLEFRRYQLIPCGNRSYLKSLTNDPVELPLFCIMRQSTCLDLKFDQAMMAFLDCMQQFKEEAEKGKWGLCLPCRIHVKNGLMEDSGSTAELHKIHGPHPE; from the coding sequence ATGAGGCTGAGCCAGTCCACGGGGACCTTGGGCCTTGAGACCACCCAAAGACCTGCAGCTTCCACATTCACGTCAGCTCAGCAGGAGCCAAGAGAAACCCTGGTACGTGGCCCTACCTCCAAGGTGGAGATAGATACTGAAAAGCTGCCAGATGCCTCCTGCTCTACCCTCCCTGGAGATGGCAAGATGTTCGGGGACAGTCCTAAGAACTTCATCTTGCTTGGGAAGTTTGACTCTGCAAGAACACTCAGTAACATCCAGAACACTACCAGGGACATTTTTGACATCCTCACTGGTGAAAAATATGTGGATCACCCCCTATGTGAAGACTGTACTGACAAACTTTTAGAGGTGCTGGATACTCAACTCATTATTGTAGACTCTGAGAACGAGCACTACAAATATTGGAGGGGGAGAATATGTGAGGAGGAGATGAAGACACTGCAGGAGGAACTGGAGGGCCTGGAGCTGGAGGAGGCAAGGCTGGTCCAAGAGCTGAAGGAGGTGGAGAATAAACAAGAAAGAGTTGCAGAGGATCTTGAGGCAGCCCAGGCAGAGACTGAGATGCTGGAACAACAGGACAAGCAGTACTGGAAGGACTACAGTAACTTGAAATGGCAGCAACTGGAACTGCAGGATGAGCTGAAGAGCATGGAAAGGCAGCTGAGACATGCCCAAATCCAGTGGGGCAGGCTGAAGAAGACCAGTGTCTTCAGTGCCACCTTTGAGATCAGGTATGATGGCCCTGTGGGCATCATCAATAGCTTCAGATTGGGCTGCCTCCCCACTGTCCCTGTGAGCTGGAAGGAGATTAACATGGCTTGGGGACAGACAGCTTTGTTGCTCCTTGCCCTATCCAACAAGATTGGGCTGGAGTTTCGGAGGTATCAACTCATTCCCTGTGGAAACCGGTCCTATTTGAAGTCTTTAACAAATGACCCTGTTGAGCTGCCATTGTTCTGCATCATGAGGCAGAGCACTTGCTTGGACCTCAAGTTTGACCAGGCAATGATGGCTTTTTTGGACTGCATGCAACAGTTTAAGGAAGAGGCTGAGAAAGGAAAGTGGGGTCTTTGCCTACCCTGCAGGATTCATGTGAAGAATGGCCTAATGGAGGACTCTGGAAGCACTG